The Phycisphaeraceae bacterium genome includes a window with the following:
- a CDS encoding SulP family inorganic anion transporter, with amino-acid sequence MLNFFIKRTAGVKDELLSGLTVALAMVPEAVAFALIAGLAPLTGLYAAFTVGLITAVIGGRPGMISGATGALAVVIVSLVRDHGPEYIFPAVVLMGIIQIGVGIARLGKLIRLVPHPVMLGFVNGLAIVIFMAQLESFHVPVEGAALTATDGHGHAVTQWMTGTPLFIMIGLVALTMAIITFLPRLTRAIPATLAGIVITTLIATFLLPVFGLDTRTVQDLAGSIKGGFPTFEFPVSPMTWGSLLTLDTFWIILPYSLILAAVGLIESLMTMSLIDEITETRGRGNRECIGQGVANITTGMFGGMGGCAMIGQSLINVNSGGRRRISGIAAALFLLLFIMFLSPIIEVIPMAALVGVMFMVVIGTFEWASLRMYKRVPTSDLFVMITVTGVTVFLHNLALAVFIGVIIAALVFAWQQATYLAADIKHNEHGSKIYQLHGPLFFASVTRFRDLFDPANDPDDVVIDFYYTRVLDQSGLEAINALATRYANAGKRLHLTHLSAECRDLLDKAAEFVEVNISEDPQYHVSTDRLA; translated from the coding sequence ATGCTCAACTTTTTCATCAAACGCACCGCTGGCGTGAAAGACGAACTGCTCTCGGGACTCACGGTCGCGCTGGCGATGGTCCCCGAGGCCGTCGCCTTCGCGCTGATCGCCGGCCTGGCTCCGCTCACCGGTCTCTACGCTGCCTTTACCGTCGGGCTGATCACCGCTGTCATTGGCGGGCGGCCCGGCATGATCTCGGGGGCCACCGGTGCTCTCGCCGTGGTCATCGTCTCGCTGGTCCGCGACCACGGACCGGAGTACATCTTCCCCGCCGTCGTGCTGATGGGCATCATCCAGATCGGCGTCGGTATCGCGCGGCTGGGCAAGCTCATCCGGCTGGTGCCTCACCCGGTCATGCTCGGCTTCGTCAACGGACTCGCCATCGTGATCTTCATGGCTCAGCTCGAGAGTTTCCATGTCCCTGTCGAAGGCGCCGCTCTGACCGCCACTGACGGCCACGGCCACGCCGTTACCCAATGGATGACCGGCACCCCGCTGTTCATCATGATCGGTCTCGTCGCGTTGACGATGGCGATCATCACCTTTCTGCCTCGCCTGACCCGGGCGATCCCCGCCACGCTCGCGGGCATCGTCATCACCACGCTGATTGCGACCTTCCTTCTGCCCGTCTTCGGACTCGATACCCGCACCGTGCAGGACCTGGCCGGCTCGATCAAAGGCGGGTTTCCCACCTTCGAGTTCCCGGTCAGCCCGATGACCTGGGGTTCGCTGCTGACCCTCGACACCTTCTGGATCATCCTGCCCTACTCCCTGATCCTCGCCGCGGTCGGACTCATCGAGTCCCTGATGACCATGTCGCTGATCGACGAGATCACGGAGACTCGCGGGCGCGGTAACCGTGAGTGCATCGGTCAGGGCGTCGCCAACATCACGACCGGTATGTTCGGCGGGATGGGCGGATGCGCCATGATCGGGCAGTCGCTGATCAACGTGAACTCGGGCGGGCGACGGCGCATCTCGGGTATCGCCGCGGCCCTCTTTCTGCTGCTGTTTATCATGTTTCTCTCGCCCATCATCGAGGTCATCCCGATGGCCGCGCTCGTTGGTGTCATGTTCATGGTCGTGATCGGAACCTTCGAGTGGGCGTCGCTTCGCATGTATAAGCGAGTCCCCACCTCCGACCTCTTTGTCATGATCACCGTCACCGGCGTCACCGTCTTTCTGCACAACCTTGCGCTGGCTGTGTTCATCGGCGTGATCATCGCGGCGCTTGTGTTCGCGTGGCAGCAGGCCACCTACCTCGCCGCCGACATCAAGCACAACGAGCACGGCAGCAAGATCTACCAGCTCCACGGGCCCTTGTTCTTCGCCTCCGTCACGCGCTTTCGCGACCTCTTTGACCCCGCTAACGATCCCGATGACGTGGTCATCGACTTCTACTACACCCGCGTGCTCGATCAGTCAGGCCTCGAAGCCATCAACGCGCTCGCGACCCGCTACGCCAACGCCGGCAAGCGTCTCCATCTGACCCATCTCAGCGCCGAGTGCCGCGATCTTCTGGACAAAGCCGCTGAGTTCGTCGAAGTCAACATCTCAGAAGACCCGCAGTACCACGTCTCGACCGACCGTCTCGCGTAA
- a CDS encoding aldo/keto reductase: MEYRYLGRTGVRVSPLTLGCMMFGWRTEPEDSYAIIDHAIDAGINFLDTANVYSTGRSEVVVGEALKRNGHRPWIVLATKCHGNMHKTDAPAGFEASEQHARLNPNQWGNSRRQIIEQCEASLKRLQTDYIDLYQVHRPHPDCAIDETLRALDDLVHSGKVRYTGCSTFAAYQLIESLWAAEKHQLNRFVTEQPPYHILDRRIERELIPACQSHGLGIIPWSPLAGGFLTGKYQRDNKPKEARFSQGHPRDGILEVDRAYDIVEKLKELAQAKNCTLAQLALAWCRDQPGITSPIIGPRTLEQLNDNLGAMQVSLSDDDRQAIDALVPPGEHIVPFYDAQWQPAQHSF; the protein is encoded by the coding sequence ATGGAATACCGCTACCTCGGCCGCACCGGAGTCCGCGTCTCTCCCCTGACCCTCGGCTGCATGATGTTCGGCTGGCGTACCGAGCCCGAGGACAGCTACGCCATCATTGACCACGCCATCGACGCGGGCATCAACTTCCTCGACACCGCCAACGTCTACTCCACCGGCCGCAGCGAGGTCGTCGTTGGCGAAGCTCTCAAACGCAACGGCCACCGCCCCTGGATCGTGCTCGCCACCAAGTGCCACGGCAACATGCACAAGACCGACGCCCCCGCTGGCTTCGAAGCCTCCGAACAACACGCCAGGCTCAACCCCAACCAATGGGGCAACTCTCGGCGGCAGATCATCGAGCAATGCGAAGCCTCCCTGAAACGACTCCAGACTGACTATATCGACCTGTACCAGGTCCACCGACCCCACCCCGACTGCGCGATCGACGAGACCCTCCGCGCCCTGGATGACCTCGTCCACTCCGGCAAGGTTCGCTATACCGGCTGCTCGACTTTTGCCGCCTACCAGCTCATCGAGTCCCTCTGGGCCGCCGAGAAACACCAGCTCAACCGCTTCGTCACCGAGCAGCCCCCCTACCACATTCTCGACCGCCGTATCGAACGCGAACTCATCCCCGCGTGCCAGTCCCACGGCCTTGGCATCATCCCGTGGTCGCCTCTCGCCGGCGGATTCCTCACCGGCAAGTACCAACGCGACAACAAGCCTAAAGAAGCGCGCTTCTCGCAAGGCCACCCGCGCGATGGCATCTTGGAGGTCGATCGTGCCTACGACATCGTCGAGAAGCTCAAAGAACTCGCCCAAGCCAAGAACTGCACCCTCGCCCAGCTCGCCCTTGCCTGGTGCCGAGACCAGCCCGGCATCACCTCACCCATCATCGGCCCACGCACCCTCGAACAACTCAACGACAACCTCGGTGCCATGCAGGTCAGCCTCAGCGATGACGATCGTCAGGCCATCGACGCCCTGGTCCCTCCAGGCGAACACATCGTGCCGTTCTACGATGCGCAGTGGCAACCTGCCCAACACAGTTTCTAG
- a CDS encoding flavodoxin family protein, with translation MSKPSEHQERLCAESTTDYSDLRAVFLNCTLKKSPALSHTEGLIRISRAIMEKNGVSTELIRPVDHEIAAGVYPDMTEHGWAVDEWPALFEKVKAAEILVLGTPIWLGEKSSVCTQLIERLYAMSGQLNDAGQYAYYGKVGGCLITGNEDGAKHCAMNILYSLQHLGCVIPPQADAAWLGEAGPGPSYLDEGSGGPENDFTNRNTTFMTWNLLHMARMLKDAGGVPAHGNQRSQWDAGCRFDFDNPAYR, from the coding sequence ATGAGCAAGCCAAGTGAGCATCAGGAACGTCTTTGTGCAGAATCGACCACGGATTACTCAGACCTTCGGGCGGTTTTTTTGAACTGCACGCTCAAGAAGTCTCCTGCGTTGTCACACACGGAGGGTTTGATCCGGATTTCGCGAGCGATCATGGAGAAGAACGGCGTCTCGACGGAACTGATTCGCCCGGTGGATCATGAGATCGCTGCGGGCGTGTACCCGGACATGACCGAGCATGGTTGGGCGGTGGACGAGTGGCCAGCTTTGTTTGAGAAGGTCAAGGCCGCTGAGATCCTGGTCTTGGGCACGCCGATCTGGTTGGGTGAGAAGAGTTCTGTGTGCACGCAGTTGATCGAGCGGTTGTACGCGATGTCGGGCCAGTTGAATGATGCGGGCCAGTATGCGTACTACGGCAAGGTTGGAGGGTGCCTGATTACCGGCAATGAGGATGGCGCGAAGCACTGTGCGATGAATATTCTGTATTCGCTTCAGCATCTGGGGTGTGTGATCCCGCCACAGGCGGACGCGGCGTGGCTGGGGGAAGCGGGGCCGGGACCGTCGTATCTCGATGAGGGGTCAGGCGGACCGGAAAATGATTTCACGAACCGCAACACGACGTTCATGACGTGGAACCTGCTGCACATGGCTCGGATGCTCAAGGATGCGGGTGGGGTTCCTGCGCACGGGAACCAGCGGTCGCAGTGGGACGCGGGGTGCCGGTTTGATTTTGATAATCCGGCGTATCGCTGA
- a CDS encoding ATPase, T2SS/T4P/T4SS family, which produces MAHRRKQIGEILKHWGLIDDKKITEGLTIASGTRKRLGEALVDLGYIGENEVAKALAAQFDMEFVDLDQPDAINMDHLPLIPTDLIKKYTVLPLGKDGDKIKVLVHDPNDYVVIDDLRFRLSSEIELSLGAKSKIREFIDSVLSETKASIDEAVRQMTIDASIDSSMDLSIDRGASMDIATAGKAAENADDPSAAPVVRLVNKIIGTAVNMRASDIHIEPFENRVRLRYRIDGRCHEQDLVPKRTQNAVIARLKIMSGMRVEEKRIPQDGRIKMNFSGTSVDFRVSACPAYHGESVVLRILRSDAAKLGLANLGMQPDTLEIFQNIIKRPNGIFLVTGPTGSGKTTTLYSALNDLNTSDRKIITAEDPIEYNFKGINQCQVNESIGLTFQNILRAMLRQAPNIILVGEIRDKEVGEVAIQAALTGHMVFSTLHTNDAPSAITRMIDMGLKPFLVASSIQAILAQRLVRILCPDCKEPEDKPDRRLMAQLNFKRSDFEGKTIYKPVGCSSCGGSGFRGRRGIYEVLEMNTEIRNLAFERAPVNRLRDAAEATGMRNLLGDGKLKVLEGLTTMAEVSRFAQVEGTVLNTDDEDDGEADAA; this is translated from the coding sequence ATGGCACACAGGCGAAAGCAGATCGGCGAAATCCTCAAACACTGGGGTCTCATCGATGACAAGAAGATCACCGAGGGCCTCACCATCGCCTCCGGCACCCGTAAACGGCTCGGCGAAGCCCTCGTCGATCTCGGGTACATCGGCGAGAACGAGGTCGCCAAAGCACTCGCCGCTCAGTTCGACATGGAGTTCGTCGATCTCGACCAGCCCGACGCCATCAACATGGATCACCTCCCGCTGATCCCCACCGACCTGATCAAAAAATACACTGTTCTGCCCCTTGGAAAAGACGGCGACAAGATCAAAGTCCTCGTCCACGACCCCAACGACTACGTCGTCATCGACGACCTCCGGTTTAGACTCAGCTCCGAAATCGAACTCTCACTCGGCGCCAAATCCAAGATCCGCGAGTTCATCGACTCCGTCCTCTCCGAGACCAAAGCCTCGATCGATGAGGCCGTCCGACAGATGACCATCGACGCCTCGATCGACTCCTCGATGGACCTCTCGATCGACCGCGGCGCTTCAATGGACATCGCCACCGCAGGCAAAGCCGCCGAGAACGCCGACGACCCCTCCGCTGCGCCTGTCGTCCGCCTTGTCAACAAAATCATCGGCACCGCCGTGAACATGCGCGCCTCGGATATCCACATCGAACCCTTCGAAAACCGCGTCCGGCTCCGGTACCGGATCGACGGTCGCTGCCACGAGCAGGACCTCGTCCCCAAAAGAACGCAGAACGCCGTCATCGCTCGACTCAAGATCATGTCCGGCATGCGCGTCGAAGAAAAACGTATTCCACAAGACGGCCGCATCAAAATGAACTTCTCCGGGACTTCGGTCGACTTCCGTGTCTCCGCGTGCCCCGCATACCACGGCGAATCGGTCGTCCTGCGTATTCTCCGCTCCGATGCCGCGAAACTCGGACTCGCTAACCTCGGGATGCAGCCCGACACCCTCGAAATCTTCCAGAACATCATCAAGCGCCCCAACGGTATCTTCCTCGTCACCGGCCCCACCGGCTCAGGAAAAACTACGACCCTTTATTCAGCGCTCAACGACCTCAACACGTCCGACCGCAAGATCATCACCGCCGAAGACCCCATCGAATACAACTTCAAAGGCATCAACCAGTGCCAGGTCAACGAGTCCATCGGACTCACCTTCCAGAACATCCTCCGCGCCATGCTCCGCCAGGCACCCAACATCATCCTCGTCGGCGAAATCCGTGATAAAGAGGTCGGCGAAGTGGCCATCCAGGCCGCCCTCACCGGGCACATGGTCTTCTCGACCCTCCACACCAACGACGCCCCCTCCGCGATCACCCGCATGATCGACATGGGGCTCAAACCCTTCCTCGTCGCCAGCTCCATCCAGGCCATCCTCGCCCAGCGACTCGTGAGAATCCTCTGCCCTGACTGCAAAGAGCCCGAGGATAAACCCGACCGACGACTCATGGCCCAACTCAACTTCAAACGTTCCGACTTCGAGGGCAAAACGATCTACAAACCCGTCGGCTGCTCCTCCTGTGGCGGGAGCGGATTTCGAGGGCGCCGCGGTATCTACGAAGTCCTGGAAATGAACACCGAAATCCGGAACCTCGCCTTCGAACGCGCCCCGGTCAATAGACTCCGCGATGCCGCCGAAGCCACGGGGATGCGTAACCTCCTCGGCGACGGAAAGCTCAAAGTCCTCGAAGGACTCACCACCATGGCCGAGGTCTCCCGCTTCGCTCAGGTCGAGGGCACGGTCCTCAACACCGACGATGAGGACGATGGCGAAGCCGACGCCGCCTGA
- a CDS encoding type IV pilus twitching motility protein PilT, producing the protein MSTIQIDRLLDTVVKQGASDLHLSVGKAPTVRMRGRLVELKTKILEPADTTALMKAIAPERAQNELQEEGGSDFGFAYGDAARFRVSIFKQKNNISLVLRQIPNKLLDIDAIGLPKLVPDLLRRPRGLFLVTGPTGSGKTTSLASMINFINLSIDRHIITVEDPIEYYHEHKKSVVNQREVGNDVPSFAEALRRALRQDPDVILVGELRDLETIEAAITAAETGHLVFGTLHTTGAAGTINRIIDAFPVSQQAQIRVQLSTALMAVVSQQLLPRIDVKGMVAAYEFMVVTPGIANIIREAKTFRLDSEIQTGKKFGMQLLDDHLWDLYEKGWIAADEMIDKSKNPNELIEKVHRAGKSVGRVELDESEPASSTSD; encoded by the coding sequence ATGTCGACGATCCAGATCGACCGCCTGCTCGATACCGTCGTAAAACAAGGTGCCTCCGACCTCCACCTCTCCGTCGGAAAAGCCCCGACCGTCCGCATGCGTGGGCGACTGGTCGAACTCAAAACCAAAATCCTTGAACCCGCCGACACCACCGCCCTGATGAAGGCCATCGCACCCGAACGCGCCCAGAACGAACTCCAGGAAGAAGGCGGCTCCGACTTCGGCTTCGCTTACGGCGACGCTGCACGCTTCCGTGTCTCCATCTTCAAACAAAAAAACAACATCTCGCTCGTCCTTCGACAGATCCCCAACAAGCTCCTCGACATCGACGCGATCGGCCTGCCCAAACTCGTCCCCGACCTTCTGAGGCGACCCCGCGGGCTCTTCCTTGTCACCGGACCCACCGGCTCGGGAAAAACCACCTCCCTGGCCTCGATGATCAACTTCATCAACCTCTCGATCGACCGCCACATCATCACCGTCGAAGACCCCATCGAGTACTACCACGAACACAAAAAATCGGTCGTCAACCAGCGCGAGGTCGGCAACGATGTCCCCTCTTTCGCCGAGGCCCTCCGCCGCGCCCTCCGGCAGGACCCCGATGTCATCCTCGTCGGCGAGCTCCGCGACCTCGAGACCATCGAAGCCGCCATCACCGCCGCCGAAACCGGGCACCTCGTGTTCGGCACCCTGCACACCACCGGTGCCGCCGGAACCATCAACCGAATTATCGACGCCTTCCCCGTATCCCAGCAGGCACAGATCCGCGTCCAGCTCTCCACCGCCCTGATGGCCGTCGTCTCCCAGCAGCTTCTCCCCCGGATCGACGTCAAGGGCATGGTCGCCGCCTACGAGTTCATGGTCGTCACCCCCGGCATCGCCAACATCATCCGCGAAGCCAAAACCTTCCGTCTCGACTCCGAGATCCAGACCGGCAAGAAGTTCGGCATGCAGCTCCTTGACGACCACCTCTGGGACCTCTACGAGAAAGGCTGGATCGCCGCCGACGAGATGATCGACAAATCCAAGAACCCCAACGAGCTCATCGAGAAGGTCCACCGCGCCGGAAAATCAGTCGGCCGCGTCGAACTCGACGAGTCGGAACCAGCCTCCTCGACCTCAGATTGA
- a CDS encoding ATPase, T2SS/T4P/T4SS family, whose translation MSQVPLDELRGRKLGRILTKMGHVNRGQVQEALGLQAERKLPLGQLLIELGYVNSDQVNLALAAQAGMETVDPSTMEIAPEVLKKIPAEMAQAYQVLPLAYDEQANRLTVALKSADNFRAVDDLRLLMGFDVKAVVAPGEALTKLIDQHYGQSDESLAELVSELAGDSEFEEFAGRGESIDVEEVMSAADDNKIRRLLNLVLLQAIKDKASDVHFEPFEDEFKMRYRIDGVLYEMIPPPAHMALPIVSRIKVMANLDIAERRLPQDGRIELDVNGEPIDLRVAVLPTMFGESVVMRVLDRGNTALDLDKLGMRPDTLDEVRQLIRKPNGIVIVTGPTGSGKTTTLYSALAELNEITEKILTCEDPVEYDIDGLVQVQVNAGVGLTFAAALRSFLRQDPDIILVGETRDLETARIGVQASLTGHLVFTTLHTNDAPSSVARLLDLGLEPFLITATMEGIVAQRLVRKVCQRCKGEYQPTESELMLLKLTPEDVEGRTFFRGKGCDYCNGSGYKGRMGLYEVMTLDDEMRELIMQNASTQVLANEAKKRGMRTLRESGLMALYDGMTTIEEVVKETLASEA comes from the coding sequence ATGTCTCAGGTACCCCTCGATGAACTCCGTGGCCGCAAGCTCGGCCGAATCCTGACCAAAATGGGCCACGTCAACCGCGGCCAGGTCCAGGAAGCCCTCGGACTCCAGGCCGAGCGCAAGCTGCCCCTCGGTCAGCTCCTCATCGAACTAGGCTATGTGAACTCCGATCAGGTTAACCTCGCTCTCGCCGCCCAGGCTGGCATGGAGACCGTCGATCCCTCCACCATGGAGATCGCGCCCGAGGTTCTCAAGAAGATCCCCGCTGAAATGGCCCAGGCCTACCAGGTCCTGCCCCTCGCCTACGACGAGCAGGCCAACCGACTCACCGTCGCCCTCAAGTCCGCCGACAACTTCCGCGCCGTCGATGACCTGCGACTCCTCATGGGCTTCGACGTCAAAGCCGTCGTTGCCCCGGGCGAAGCGCTCACCAAACTCATCGACCAGCACTACGGACAATCCGACGAGTCACTCGCTGAACTCGTCTCCGAACTCGCCGGCGACTCCGAGTTCGAGGAGTTCGCCGGCCGCGGCGAATCTATCGACGTCGAAGAAGTCATGTCCGCCGCCGATGACAACAAAATCAGGCGACTGCTCAACCTCGTCCTCCTCCAGGCCATCAAAGACAAAGCCTCCGACGTGCACTTCGAGCCCTTTGAAGACGAGTTCAAGATGCGCTACCGCATCGACGGCGTCCTCTACGAAATGATCCCGCCGCCCGCGCACATGGCCCTTCCCATCGTCTCCCGAATCAAGGTCATGGCCAACCTCGATATCGCCGAAAGACGACTCCCGCAGGACGGGCGCATCGAACTCGACGTCAACGGCGAGCCCATCGACCTCCGCGTCGCTGTCCTCCCAACCATGTTCGGCGAATCGGTCGTCATGCGTGTCCTCGACCGCGGAAACACCGCCCTGGACCTCGACAAGCTCGGCATGCGACCCGACACCCTCGACGAAGTCCGACAGCTCATCCGCAAGCCCAACGGCATCGTCATCGTCACCGGCCCCACCGGCTCCGGAAAGACCACCACGCTCTATTCAGCCCTCGCCGAACTCAACGAGATCACCGAGAAAATCCTCACCTGTGAAGACCCCGTCGAATACGACATCGACGGACTCGTCCAGGTCCAGGTCAACGCCGGCGTGGGGCTCACCTTCGCCGCCGCGCTGCGCAGCTTCCTCCGGCAAGACCCCGACATCATCCTCGTTGGCGAAACCCGCGACCTCGAAACCGCGCGCATCGGCGTCCAGGCCTCACTCACAGGCCACCTCGTCTTCACCACCCTCCACACCAACGACGCTCCCTCCTCCGTCGCACGACTCCTCGATCTCGGACTCGAACCCTTCCTGATCACCGCCACCATGGAAGGCATCGTCGCCCAGCGGCTCGTCCGCAAGGTCTGCCAACGCTGCAAAGGCGAGTACCAACCCACCGAGTCCGAACTCATGCTCCTCAAACTCACCCCCGAAGACGTCGAGGGACGCACCTTCTTCCGCGGAAAAGGCTGCGACTACTGCAACGGCTCGGGCTACAAAGGCCGCATGGGTCTCTACGAAGTCATGACACTCGACGACGAGATGCGCGAGCTGATCATGCAAAACGCCTCCACGCAGGTCCTCGCCAACGAAGCCAAAAAACGCGGAATGCGAACACTCCGCGAATCCGGACTCATGGCGCTCTACGACGGGATGACCACCATCGAAGAAGTCGTCAAGGAAACACTCGCCAGCGAAGCCTGA
- a CDS encoding type II secretion system F family protein, with protein sequence MPTFQYEALNDAGKPQKGSIAAGTSEEAISKIRSQGLFPTSVREQKAKAKKGKADKNAKGAAKGGPKKKAGDINITIPFLDGVTQKQLATLTRQMSTLQDAGLPILRSLDILHNQQKAGKLKQTLGTVYEEVASGTALSDAMSKHPKVFNKLFTKMIAAGEIGGVLDLILKRLSEFLEKAEKLKARIKGAMTYPIAVILIASVIVLGIMIFIIPSFIEIFDDFDAEMPWLTLFLMNSSRWLAGPLLDWLGAEAPPGQRIPGVVWVAVAPFVLFGVLKIIRMTTIGKAVTDWILITVPIIGPLVRVATIARFSRTLGTLIHAGVPILDAINITSETTGNYIYAKALQGVHDSVRQGDSFSEPLRKAKVCDSLVTNMLDVGEETGDLDKMLIKIADDYDEQVDVAVASLTSLLEPILIVILGVIVGGIVIAMFLPMISLMQSVM encoded by the coding sequence ATGCCTACCTTTCAGTACGAAGCACTCAACGACGCTGGCAAACCTCAAAAAGGTTCCATCGCCGCAGGAACTTCCGAGGAAGCGATCTCCAAGATCCGCTCCCAGGGACTCTTCCCAACCTCCGTCCGCGAACAAAAAGCCAAAGCCAAAAAAGGCAAAGCCGACAAAAACGCCAAGGGCGCAGCCAAAGGCGGACCCAAGAAAAAAGCCGGTGACATCAACATCACCATCCCTTTCCTCGATGGCGTGACCCAGAAGCAACTCGCCACCCTCACCCGCCAGATGTCCACGCTCCAGGACGCCGGCCTGCCCATCCTCCGCTCACTCGACATCCTCCACAACCAGCAAAAAGCAGGAAAACTCAAGCAGACCCTCGGCACCGTCTACGAAGAGGTCGCCTCAGGCACCGCCCTCTCCGACGCCATGTCCAAGCACCCGAAGGTCTTCAACAAACTCTTCACCAAAATGATCGCCGCTGGCGAAATCGGCGGCGTCCTCGACCTCATCCTCAAACGACTCTCAGAGTTCCTCGAAAAAGCCGAAAAACTCAAAGCCCGCATCAAAGGCGCGATGACCTATCCCATCGCCGTCATCCTCATCGCATCCGTCATCGTCCTCGGCATCATGATCTTCATTATCCCGTCCTTCATCGAAATCTTCGATGACTTCGACGCCGAAATGCCCTGGCTCACACTCTTCCTCATGAACTCCTCAAGATGGCTCGCCGGCCCACTCCTCGACTGGCTCGGTGCTGAAGCGCCCCCAGGACAACGCATCCCAGGCGTCGTCTGGGTCGCTGTCGCCCCCTTCGTGCTCTTCGGCGTCCTCAAAATCATCCGCATGACCACCATCGGCAAGGCCGTCACCGACTGGATCCTCATCACCGTTCCCATCATCGGACCCCTCGTCCGCGTCGCCACCATCGCCCGTTTCTCCAGAACACTCGGCACCCTCATCCACGCCGGCGTGCCCATCCTCGACGCCATCAACATCACCTCCGAAACCACCGGGAACTACATCTACGCCAAAGCTCTCCAGGGCGTCCACGACTCCGTGCGGCAGGGCGATTCCTTCTCCGAGCCCCTCCGCAAAGCCAAAGTCTGCGACTCACTCGTCACCAACATGCTCGACGTCGGCGAAGAAACCGGCGACCTCGACAAAATGCTCATCAAGATCGCCGACGACTACGACGAACAGGTCGATGTCGCCGTCGCTTCGCTCACCTCACTCCTCGAACCCATCCTCATCGTCATCCTCGGCGTGATCGTCGGCGGAATCGTCATCGCCATGTTCCTCCCCATGATCTCACTCATGCAATCCGTCATGTAA
- a CDS encoding type II secretion system protein encodes MNPLNNTNHKNQTECDTSPGRKPGGNPSSSTPRHHKANAGGAWGGFTTIELLVVISIIALLVAILLPTLGAVRNLVRQTEAQSQARGIQTGLTLFAQDNNAWFPGLSNQGRATPSEFNDGGYRGATAELDATELASELSSSNINDVETWWADAITWTLLNKGHVTPDQLISPAEPDKAQWDAGYEDSDLTDYLALHTETQGPAHSYAYLDPRNGDQHPINPGHGPTNRVRIAAWRDSANSQIPVVSDRMLLADGSDFRELDPTAAADYTDANDTATPATGFSVHQLNTGNRESASWQGVVVMNDGSASFRDRILPATQLSQTFAVKQNANRTGDDIFFPTSQTESNTEINDAVMLYADTQ; translated from the coding sequence ATGAACCCTCTCAACAACACCAACCACAAGAACCAAACCGAGTGCGACACGAGCCCCGGGCGGAAGCCCGGGGGCAACCCATCATCCTCGACGCCCCGCCACCACAAGGCCAATGCGGGGGGGGCGTGGGGTGGCTTCACCACCATTGAACTCCTCGTCGTCATCTCCATCATCGCTCTCCTCGTCGCCATCCTGCTGCCCACCCTCGGCGCCGTCCGCAATCTGGTCCGCCAGACCGAGGCCCAGTCCCAGGCCAGGGGCATCCAGACCGGCCTCACCCTCTTCGCCCAGGACAACAACGCCTGGTTCCCGGGACTCTCCAACCAGGGACGAGCCACACCCTCCGAGTTCAACGACGGCGGATACCGCGGAGCGACCGCCGAACTCGACGCCACCGAACTCGCCTCCGAACTCTCCAGCAGCAACATCAACGATGTCGAAACCTGGTGGGCCGACGCCATCACCTGGACCCTCCTCAACAAAGGCCATGTCACCCCGGACCAGCTGATCTCCCCCGCCGAACCCGACAAGGCCCAGTGGGACGCCGGCTACGAAGACAGTGACCTCACTGACTACCTCGCCCTACACACAGAGACGCAGGGCCCCGCCCACTCCTACGCCTACCTCGATCCACGCAACGGCGACCAGCACCCCATCAATCCCGGACACGGCCCCACCAACCGCGTCCGCATTGCCGCCTGGCGCGACAGCGCCAACAGCCAGATCCCCGTCGTCTCCGACCGCATGCTCCTCGCCGACGGCTCAGACTTCCGTGAACTCGATCCCACCGCAGCCGCGGACTACACCGACGCCAACGACACCGCCACACCGGCAACAGGCTTCTCCGTCCACCAACTCAACACTGGCAACCGCGAGTCCGCTTCATGGCAAGGCGTCGTCGTCATGAACGACGGCTCCGCCTCCTTCCGCGACCGCATCCTCCCCGCCACCCAACTCTCGCAAACCTTCGCCGTCAAACAAAACGCAAACCGCACCGGCGACGACATCTTCTTCCCAACGTCACAAACCGAATCCAACACCGAGATCAACGACGCCGTCATGCTCTACGCCGACACCCAGTAA